From Labrus bergylta chromosome 22, fLabBer1.1, whole genome shotgun sequence, one genomic window encodes:
- the LOC109981592 gene encoding myozenin-2 yields the protein MSQFSTMTTRERQMQAAAICREVQALEDVEMDLGKKVNMPKDIMLEELSLASNRGSRLFKMRQRRSEKYTFESIQIKNNKPLNDTNVSQIENGNAGDCPVAENNLEAERTPPDSRVEPNPESIAPGYGSPLKEIPPEKFNSTAVPKSYHSPWEQAIISDPALADTIVTCMPAPEPRPDLPGYKSFNRVATPFGGFNKGPKPVSIKPLKLEPLPDQPELQADTDVNRPSFNRSALGWVSAGDPVSLPTVSVEPVLIPESDDL from the exons GGAAG ATGTAGAGATGGATCTTGGGAAGAAAGTGAACATGCCTAAGGACATCATGCTGGAGGAGCTATCCTTGGCCTCGAATCGGGGCTCTCGTCTCTTCAAAATGCGCCAGAGACGCTCAGAAAAGTACACATTTGAGAGCATccagattaaaaacaacaagccCCTCAAT GACACAAATGTCTCTCAAATTGAAAATGGGAATGCAGGAGACTGTCCCGTTGCTGAGAACAACTTGGAAGCAGAACGAACACCACCAGATTCAAGAGTTGAGCCAAATCCTGAAAGTATCGCCCCTG GGTATGGAAGTCCTTTGAAAGAAATCCCTCCAGAGAAGTTTAACAGCACAGCTGTGCCAAAGTCCTACCACTCACCCTGGGAGCAGGCCATCATCAGCGACCCAGCCTTGGCTGACACTATAGTCACCTGCATGCCTGCGCCTGAGCCGCGACCAGACCTACCAGGGTACAAAAGTTTCAACAG GGTGGCAACTCCGTTTGGTGGCTTCAACAAAGGACCCAAACCTGTTTCCATCAAGCCTTTAAAGTTGGAACCCCTTCCCGACCAGCCCGAGCTCCAGGCAGACACAGACGTCAATCGGCCCTCCTTTAACAGATCTGCTCTGGGGTGGGTGTCAGCGGGCGATCCAGTCTCTCTCCCAACTGTTTCTGTTGAGCCTGTGCTCATCCCTGAGTCAGATGACCTATAG